ggggggggggggtagggggtggaTATAGTAGTGGGGAAGGGGGCGTTcatttcttcctttccctccaaTGAGATCAGCTTGCACAGAAGTAGGAACTGGACCTTGTACAATGTTTCTGAAAGCACGAGGTAGCTAAGCAACCAGCCCTCAAACTGCAGGCTGCGAGGGAGCCGGAGAGGCGCCGACGCTCACCCAAGGAAGCAAGCAGTGGCTTCTTCTGGCGCGCGCTCTGGCACCGGCTTTCCTTGCACCGGGGTCCGAGCAGCGAAGAACAGCCCTGGAATTTGACCTCTTCCCACGCCCGGCTCCCTTTATTCACTTCTGTCCGAGAACCAAAAAGGgtggctacattttttttttaattccttttttatttttttttaaagactgaaTTGATAACAAGCAGAGATTTAAGTGCTCACTTTGAAGTTCTCATAGGTGTTATGAGGACAGATAATTGCAAGGAGTTTCAAGTTTCTTATTCGCGCTTATtcgttgccaaaaaaaaaaaaaagtagccgcTTGGAGATTTCTTTTGTATGTGTTAATGTGTTACATGAGCAGCCACTGGCAGCAAAGACGACGATGCTATTGCTCGCgggtttcaaacttgtgctaattcaaccgtTTTCTGTGTGTGTTTTGTAAGTAGGACAAACCAGCTCTGCAGTGCTCCTGAAGTTTTGCATGTTGAAGAACAGTTGGAAGAATctgtgttgcttttttttttttttacgtttccTTTGAGTAACTTTATTGGCGTCCCTCCCAGGGTCCTCTCCAGATGTCTTGCGACGCAATGACTGTGGCATGGCTGATTACCAGACCTCTGTTTTTCCACGACCAGGTATTTTCTCCCTCTTTCCTTCATGCTTTTATTCCTCTCTGTTAACcgagcgcaccttattacatcagtctATGTGCACACACTTTTGTGCTTTCAGCTTTACTCCCAACGTaacaagggggccgatgcaataaaatttgcggaaagcaggcgctgacttttcagcgcccgctttcttagcgcaGGCAAGGCACCCGCAAGGTcagcgccatgcaataaacaaattaggggggtcgcgcttttctgtacctttattcagtgcgctcagctattaacgcctgccccaaTGCTGAAAATTGAACTCCTGCTCAGAGATGCACTAACGTTGTTGGGGCTAGTATTAGTCTGTGGGGCTGAACCTGGAATTTCTGGTGTGGGGTGGGGGCCTTGTACTCAAGTGCGCATAAGTCATGCTTTATGTGCAGAGAAAGTGCTTTGTGCACGATTCTTGCTTTCAACACAGGAAACCCAATTTGTGCGCATAACACATTTCCTGTGTATATATGTTGCATGTGCGCTAAGGATGCCTTTCTGCCCACATCTGCAATTTGGTGTgcatttttaaactcctgatgcattagtttACCATTgtcttactgcattgggagttaattcttttttgtgtgtgtgtgtgtgaatacgATAATATGGGCACCCAGTACCTCACTCATCCATCACCACCTTTCACATTCCAAATATTCACAGACACATTAGTTTGGgtaaacaaggccgcagctttattatatGGAAGGCCCGAGTCTTACATACaacttaacaccccccccccttttcttccagctttcccccaaccccccctctATCCGCCGCTCCCCCCCGGCAGGATAGCCTTTTACCAGCCAACCGGCTCGCCGTTCCAGCACTCCCCCCCCGGATTAAACTCCCGCCGCCTGcttgcaaggagccaacccgggtGGACTCCCGCCGCCCACCTGCAAGGAGTCCGGCTGGGTCGCTCCCGCCACCTCGAGCAAGGAGCCCATCACGGACAACGGCCCCCAGttgtcaacccccccccctccaccttagCTGAAACCCTCTTTAACAATTAACACAACTCCAAACAGTTCTGACTCGGGCCAACCGCCCAACAACCCCTGCTGCGACAACACCCCCAACCATGAACACAATACACACAATAAGCAcgagggcgggtgggagggaatcTCGCCGCGCTGCCTGCCCTTGCGCCATCCCGAGTCCAACTGCCTTCCCCCACGCCCTGctaactccctcctcccccctgcacTACTTTTCAGCCAATCAGGGCTGCCGTTGCCTAGCAACGCGCCCTGCCATGCCCTTCCTGTCCCTTCTCCATTTCCTccctgcttctcccccccccccccccccctatctccaGCCCTTCCGCTGACCTACCGGTGCCCCCACGCTAACCCCACTCCtcctccgccctccccccccccccgactcctgGGCAGCCCAATTCCCgagtgggcctgggcccacattatacAGCTCCGAGCGGACCAAAATGTGCACTGAAGCTCAGCGCACAGTTTTTACTCACATCTTAGTACATCGGGGCCTGTGTTTGGATCTTTTAGATATAGCCAATTTTACATTTCAGATAAAAGCCAGAACAAGTAAGCGGGCCAAGAAAATGCCAGAAGAGCTCCCCACTGATGTAAAATTTGTGACTGCTAATCCTCGCCTTGCAGGTATTATTAACAGGTAAATGTGACTCACTATTCTGCTGCAGCACTAAGTGCTGGGAGGAGGATTCTGTCATATATGTTTCTTGACCATGTAGGAGTTAAACCTATTTTAAAAGACTAACTtggaaaagtttatttttttgttaatgttttcTGCAAgatcttttatttaaaatatcattATCAAAAGCCCAGTATTGTATGAGTAAAGGACCAAACTGAATACCTTGAAGTAGCACTGGCCCAGGGGTTCACTGGCAGTGCTGCACACTGCTGTGCCGGAGACCAACTTTTGATCCCTGAATCtgtctcctgctcttttgggccaGCCACGGCTGAGGATGCTGCAGTGTCAGGGTTTACAGATCCCAGGAAGgcgggagggaggaagactcggCCATTGCTCAGTAACAGCACCTGGGTTCCTTGGGCCCACCCGGCTTGCAAAGTGGGGAAAGGTCACGCATGCCAAATAGTGGTGACATCCTAATTTTCAATTGCTGGATGGCGAACCCTTTCATCTCAGGGGAACGGGCACAGTGTTACGTAGCTTTTTTGGCTCCAGGCCTCTGATTCCAATCCCAGCTCAGGTGGCCTATGGGGGAACGAGATGGTGGTCTCAGTTCAGTTTCAGGGGCCAGAGCAGAATCATTCACATCAGGGATCCTGTCAGATTCCTATGAATGTGTGAGGACACGCCTCATCACTAGCTCGTGACAAGGACATGATGATCATGTACGAAGTCATATTATAATTAAACATTTTAAGAGGTTCATTTTCAGTAGTAGCCAGTACTTTCCATTCCTGCAGATACTTTGCATCCACGAGACCACAAGTGAATCTGTAAAGGTAAATTCCCCTATGGAGTTTCCCTTTCTGAATTCATCAGCTGACCAGTGCTACCTGGATGCTCTTCCCCCGTATATTTCGCAGGTGCCAAATATGTGATGAAAAACAGGAGGCAGCAGGTTatagtgatttaaaaaaacatgaaatccCCAGGCATACTTCCTCCTGCCTGCCACCATCCTACCCCCAAGTGCCGCCCCTTCTTCCCCACTAAGGgctctggggattttttttttaagtggggaATTTCCATGGGCAAACGCCTGTTCACTCACAAAGTTTTGCATTCCTGAATATAGAcaaaaatatctggaaaagctaaatgaagctgggaaagtagtcagaaatgcaaacattcgaatggaagaaaaaataacaaatacgGTAAAATGGGGTGACCAGACTTAGATTGGAAGTGAgataaacctcaatcgattttcagaacagcgTGTTTGTCAGGAGCTAATTAAACTTAAAGTTGATAAGGCGAGGGGGGCCACGTGGGATATATCGGAGGGTattggcagctccactggctgacctttccaATGCTTTCTTAGAGCCTGGAGCAGTtacggaggactggaaaagggtggatgaggttgctattcataaaagtggaaccTTTTGTGAGTCTGAACTCTGTGGTGAGCagattaatggaatcgctgctaaaacagaggatgctGCAGATTTTGGAATCCAATGGGTTACACGATCCAAGATAGCATGATTGTAagagaggtaaatcttgtcagacaaatatcaatttctttaattgggtgatcaagggagagtgccagatgtagtgtacttggatttcagcaaggcttctgacacaggagacttataaataaattgagcgcccttggtatagaaactggctgagtgggaggtgataaAGGGAAGTGGTAAATGGGGAttactctgaggaggggggcATTACTAGTGGTCTGCCTCCGGATTCAGTTCTGGGACTGGttctttttttcaatattttcattagCCACTTAGCAGAAGGATTACTGGGAAAGCTTTGTCTCTTTGCTGATGACTCCAAcatctgcaacaaggtagacagccaggaaggtgtgggaaatatgaggagggatctagcaaagctcaaggagtAGTTTAAAATCTGACAGCTGATGTTTAATGCTagaaaatgcagagtaatacatttaggCTACAGAAATCCAAGACGGAGGTTTCGGTCTTGGAGGTGAAAtccttctaagcacaaaagaagagtgggatctgggagtgattgtatctgatgatgttaaggtggccaaatgggtggataaagtgacagcaaaagccagaaagatgcttggctgcctagggagaggaatggtcagcagaggaagggaggtgatactgcctctgtgtaggtccctggtgagatctcgtTTGGGATACTGTGCACAagtctggagaccgcaccttcaaaaagatataaaactGATCGGAGTCAGATCAGAGGCTGCCTGGAAAATGGTCAGTAGTCTGTACggggacttaaagatctaaacatgtataccctagaggacagttaagacaggggagatatgatagagaccttaaatacctccaaggtttccatgcataggaggcgagcctctttcatcagaaaagaagctgtagaatgaggggtcatgggatgagggtgaaagggggtagatagactgaggagtaatcttaggaaatatttcttttacagagagggtggtggatgcatggaacggttTCTCAGTGGAGGTGTTggtgacaaaaacagtatctgaattcaagaaagcatgggataaatacaggggatctctgaggcagggatgggaattgtaaggctagataaattggatggatgggcagttcagactgtgcacactggcattctgcccaggggctctgacctggagggttaatctcactgaggtctacactggggTTTACCTGAGAGGCTtatcacctgcatgcacacaggactacctcaggggcttacccaatataaacacccacaattactgggattatacctgggggcttgaaacCAGGAtcttattccctacacaaactTTGATACAGTACATCACGGTTCAGGTgcttaggaaagtaagtttatttgagcaataggaggatagaacaaacaaacgggccgatacagcactgtggtaatagcgcgtccaaaatgcgcatccaacacccccccccccccccgaacctaatagcgcccgcaacatgcaaatgcatgttgatggccctattaggtattcccgcacgattcagaaagcaaaatgtgcagccaagccgcacattttgctttcagaaattagcgtctacccaaaggtaggcgctaatttctctgggcacagggaaagtgcacagaaaagcagtaaaaacttcttttctgtgcaccctccgacttaatatcatggcaatattaagtcggaggtcccgaaagtttaaaaaagtaaaatattaaaaaaaaaaaaataattttaaatgggcccgcagctgtcgggtcgaaaaccggatgctcaattttgctggcgtccggtttccgagcccgtggctgtcagcgggctccagaaccaacgccggcaaaattgagcgtcggctgtcaaacccgcttcggtcaaaaaagaggtgctagggacgcgctagtgtccctagcgcctctttttaccgccgggcctaatttaaataaattaagatactgtatcacacgcacaggagagtggcctgtgcgcgcgccgggagagtgggcatttgcccgctctcccgcatttttactgtattggctcgAAAAGAAGATCATACGAAGTAAGGGTAGATAATAACAGTtgatacaaatatataaaaagcttacatgtttccaaaggatcagcatGCGCTATCTTGTCCAGAAGcacgctctccctctctctctagctgttatTACTCCTTATACATTAAATGCTTGGGAAAAGCAGTGATATTCCCTCCTTCTAAGTTCTTATCAATTTCAGGCACAGCCTGTGGCCTTCACTCTCtatcaggctttagtataagttaactgtttgctttctcatcatagacctactggaataactaaaataGACTTTTGGCCTGTtgtaagcatttcacagtgcaaaacagtaaatatgagttcactcagaggttaacctgtggccttcaaactagtctgtgtctgggtgagaactgcCCAACCGCCACACACATCGTCAgccaaagtaacaaaaaatggcTCCAACAGCCATAAACCATCATAACATGTAACAAGAATGTTGTTAGGCAGGAGATCCGAGGATGAGGGACCTGAAGAATATTGAAATGGAGATAGAAAAAAAGACATTGACTTGTTTTAATAGTGTTATAATTACCTTTGGAGACTCTAGCTGTCCAAAACTTTAGTTGGACCAACAGATTGAATTTTGAAGCCCAGTGGCAACATAGCGTTGTAGGGTAACTGTATTCTCTCAGCAGTACACTTTTATCAGCAGCTATAAATGTATTTGATACTAACATTTTCATtctatttttttccccctcagtcTAAGTAAAAGACAAAGAAATGGAGACACCGGAGAAAAAACTGAAGAGATTTTACTTAAGGATGGTGCAGCACAAAAGGAGAAGCATGCCGTTCTGTCCGAGATGCTCGCTTTTACCACGATCAAAGGCAGTACGGAGGATCCTAAACTCTCCCACGTTCCTGCGTTCATACCATCTGATGAAGACCTGCAGATTAGTCCGTTTGACGAGTATAAATCTTCTGCACCCACCTTACTCTATGAACTCGGGAAGCTGTTGGATTTCTTTTCTCAATATGAGAttattttcccccagggactgATAAATGTGCTGAACTACAGCTGGAAGGAGCTCACGGAAGACGCCTTGCACACTAAAAAGCAATGGCAATCCCTGGCGTACCGCAGTGTGAAAGCCGGAGCTCGGGAACGGAGCAACAAGCCGACTGTGCCTGAGGCCACTGTTCTAGAGAAGGAGGAAAATGtcaaaagcaataaaaacaagaaaagtgTCACCCAAGCAGAAAACACCAAGGAAAAGAAGAACCGGAAAGTTGTACAGAACAGGCCTCCTGGAAACAAAAGTGAGGGTAAAACTGTGAGACCTAATTTACTGTTTGCAAACTGCTTCTATCACACTGCCCTCCAAAGCTCAACCAGCCCCCACACTGAAATGATATTTCTATCTTAATttctaaagcagggcttcccaaaagtTTGGCCAGTGTGACCCCATTttatcatttgaaaattcacttgatcCCAGATGACCGAAACAAATTAGTAGGGGTGCAATCCCCCTCCAACAGTCACTTCACTTTCACCCTTACTGCCCTCCAGTtcagcctctctccccctccaaagGATCTCCTCTCTTAACATTCTCCTCTCCAGTGGACCCCCTATCAACCTCTATCAACCTCCAGGTGATCCCCTTTTATATCTCCCAGATCCTCTCACCTACTCAGACCATCTCCCCTCTCTGATCCCCTCCAGCCCTTTTTACATCACCCCAGTTGATCCTCTCTCACCCTAAGCCCTTCTTATAATAGCCAACTTatcctctgtcatcccctccctcacccccattGCCTCCTCACACTCATCCCCCATTATCTCTCACCCCAGCCTCATCTTCTCCCCTCCAACCCATCTCTCACATCTCTCTAGCTGATTGCCTCTTACCCCCAGCTCCTCTCTTTAATCCCCCGGTTGATCGTCtgacattccctctctctctcaccctccacactCAATCCCTTTCCAGCTGATCCAACCCTTAAACTTCTCCTACATCTGATCCTTTTCCTTCAGACAATTTCTGCCTCCAAATATCCCCCTGGCCATGGTCAGCGACAATTTCCTTTGGACCTCAGATCAAAGGTGGCCAACAACTGGTGGGAAGGCTGAGGACAGGGGAAACATTTTGATTAAGTTCAGTGGTaggtgaggagagaggaacagtggcaatctccactggCCCATGCACACATAACCATCCCCTCATGGCTGGCCCAAAGCATGAtggtgatctgcaagcagcagcaggagcagcattaataatgaaagtcagcacagggtCTGTaagccagtgcaagctcacaggccctgagTGGCCCTAAAccctcctcatgcagggcttccagttaccatttattttatttatttatttaacatttttatataccgaagttctagcaacaatgttgctaatcatttcggtttacatataacattggggtGACTTAACATGTGTGTCTTACATGTCTTACCATATAAACTCATGCGAGGGCAGGGCTACTGTGAATGCATTCTGGCTCACAGGTCGCATGCTAACTTATATTACTAGTGCTGCTGCCAGTGGAGGCAATTGTGACCCTATTTGGGGATCcagacccacagtttgggaatcCCTGTTCTAAAGCATATCGGAGTTCTTGTATCGCAATAGTGTCTTGTCTATAGTGCATGTGTCTTTGCATAGCTCTCTGTGGCTTTTCAATTCCttttcaattaatttaaaaaagcccCAAAAAACGTGAACTAAGGTCAGTTTGATGACCCAGCGTCAGTGCTGCTTTGcaggagacctgggtttgattcttgagcccagcttctgttcctggagCCAGCCAAGGCTTGGAACGCTATGAAGGCAGTGACCACAAGCACCCAGAAGAGGGGATCTCTGTCATGAGTCAGTAAGGATGCCTGCCATGCCTTGATTTCAGAGCAAGTTGCAGTATTTGGTCCTTGGCCAAAGGCTACAAATCTTCGTAATGATTGGGTACatgaagaggagggggaggtggcagtggtggtgaTGGAGAGGGATCTCTTGTTAGTTGTGACTAAAGGCTTTTGGCACCTTAGCTCTGGTAGGGGCCAGTTCTAGCTGGAAGCCAAAAAACAAAGCAATAGGAAACTGcgtggcaaaaaaaccccaaaaacctgtgTCTTTCAGGCTTAAGCACTTACTAACTAAAGTCTACACATA
This genomic interval from Rhinatrema bivittatum chromosome 4, aRhiBiv1.1, whole genome shotgun sequence contains the following:
- the LOC115091341 gene encoding uncharacterized protein LOC115091341 → MQKGIGPILILCAVGTALGFFPTHGPLQMSCDAMTVAWLITRPLFFHDQIKARTSKRAKKMPEELPTDVKFVTANPRLAGIINSLSKRQRNGDTGEKTEEILLKDGAAQKEKHAVLSEMLAFTTIKGSTEDPKLSHVPAFIPSDEDLQISPFDEYKSSAPTLLYELGKLLDFFSQYEIIFPQGLINVLNYSWKELTEDALHTKKQWQSLAYRSVKAGARERSNKPTVPEATVLEKEENVKSNKNKKSVTQAENTKEKKNRKVVQNRPPGNKSEVPATQPHFVTISFSTSSRICEEKGWIFQSNDPEPEDLDWKALYRWAVERLQLAQIQINKQVSKLKEKGFDKPVILRHYDDTKSEAFGKPKKQACESSSSFILQSGKPHIPEIKKKDPSLKKLHYALIDGSSLT